From a single Sander vitreus isolate 19-12246 chromosome 2, sanVit1, whole genome shotgun sequence genomic region:
- the mab21l2 gene encoding protein mab-21-like 2: MIATQAKLVYQLNKYHNERCQARKAAIAKTIREVCKVVSDVLKEVEVQEPRFISSLSEIDARYEGMEVISPNEFEVVLYLNQMGVFNFVDDGSLPGCAVLKLSDGRKRSMSLWVEFITASGYLSARKIRSRFQTLVAQAVDKCSYRDVVKMVADTSEVRLRIRERYVVQITPAFKCTGIWPRSAAQWPMPHIPWPGPNRVAEVKAEGFNLLSKECYSLTGKQSSAESDAWVLQFSEAENRLLMAGCRKKCLSVLKTLRDRHLELPGQPLHNYHMKTLLLYECEKHPRETDWDESCLGDRLNGILLQLISCLQCRRCPHYFLPNLDLFQGKPHSALEAAAKQTWRLAREILTNAKSLDKL; this comes from the coding sequence ATGATTGCGACGCAGGCAAAGCTGGTTTACCAGCTTAACAAATATCACAACGAGAGATGCCAAGCTCGCAAAGCGGCCATTGCGAAGACTATAAGGGAGGTTTGCAAAGTGGTGTCGGATGTCCTGAAGGAGGTGGAAGTGCAGGAGCCCCGGTTTATCAGCTCCCTCAGTGAGATAGATGCGCGCTATGAGGGCATGGAGGTCATCTCCCCCAACGAGTTCGAGGTGGTGCTTTACCTCAACCAGATGGGGGTATTCAACTTTGTGGATGACGGCTCCTTGCCCGGCTGCGCGGTGCTGAAGCTGAGCGACGGCCGTAAAAGGAGCATGTCGCTGTGGGTCGAGTTCATCACCGCCTCGGGCTACCTATCCGCCAGAAAGATCCGCTCCAGGTTTCAGACTCTGGTGGCACAGGCCGTGGATAAATGCAGCTACCGCGACGTGGTGAAGATGGTGGCGGACACCAGCGAGGTCAGACTACGGATCAGGGAGAGGTACGTGGTGCAGATCACCCCCGCGTTCAAGTGCACTGGGATCTGGCCTAGGAGTGCAGCTCAATGGCCCATGCCCCACATCCCTTGGCCCGGTCCTAACCGGGTAGCAGAAGTCAAAGCCGAGGGTTTTAACCTCCTCTCCAAGGAGTGTTACTCGTTAACGGGGAAGCAGAGCTCGGCGGAGAGCGACGCCTGGGTGCTGCAGTTCAGCGAGGCCGAGAACAGGCTGCTTATGGCCGGCTGCAGGAAGAAGTGTCTGTCCGTCCTGAAGACTCTGAGGGACCGTCACCTGGAGCTGCCGGGACAGCCGCTCCACAACTACCACATGAAGACCCTGCTGCTGTACGAGTGCGAGAAGCACCCGAGAGAGACCGACTGGGACGAGTCTTGCCTCGGAGACCGACTGAACGGCATCCTGCTGCAGCTCATATCCTGCCTGCAGTGCCGCAGATGCCCCCACTACTTCTTGCCAAACTTGGACTTGTTTCAGGGAAAGCCTCACTCAGCCCTGGAGGCTGCTGCTAAGCAGACATGGAGACTAGCGAGGGAAATCCTCACCAATGCTAAAAGTTTGGACAAACTATAA